In Rosa chinensis cultivar Old Blush chromosome 1, RchiOBHm-V2, whole genome shotgun sequence, a genomic segment contains:
- the LOC112182998 gene encoding 1-aminocyclopropane-1-carboxylate oxidase isoform X1 → MHGGATSAPPPTPSTQQSDKPMSTSAAADALSSMLHRLPPTLSLPTRRAQPATCPPVPVVSLSQARSNPSLFSSKLGFFQLTDHSIPPQLADSAESEALSLFDLSREKKEACFPRNWPVGFEEGDEVDDDDVDGLGESFCLDESCYTESAELSLASLSEFSRALEKVGLEVTELLCRSVGFESPLGKGDPSPTRVCSMMWVAEGLSGKSKTPVAGRFYPYVVGLQYQIRGGQKYSLLADSGWVSVVPLVESVLVTIGDIAQVWSNGELKKVRGRPVAGLGEGNNKSRCISMSLLVTLPIDTKISPVLPAAAISGGDHSHKDDDNDEDGNGRNVDELGDHQINDSSIVSTGENRETEGRLLKSFCLEDYAWRVYHERLHFKDPLDRFRIKN, encoded by the exons ATGCACGGCGGCGCTACGTCAGCTCCGCCACCGACGCCATCGACCCAGCAGTCGGACAAACCCATGTCCACGTCAGCCGCGGCTGACGCCCTCTCGAGCATGCTCCACCGTCTTCCACCCACTCTCTCCCTCCCCACTCGCCGCGCACAGCCAGCCACGTGTCCTCCGGTTCCGGTGGTGTCTTTGTCCCAAGCTCGATCCAACCCTAGTCTCTTCTCCTCGAAACTCGGGTTCTTCCAGCTCACCGACCACTCCATCCCTCCCCAACTCGCTGACTCGGCCGAGTCGGAAGCGCTGTCGCTCTTTGACCTATCCAGGGAGAAGAAAGAAGCGTGTTTTCCGAGGAACTGGCCTGTTGGGTTTGAGGAAGGAGATGAAGTTGACGATGATGACGTGGACGGACTCGGCGAGTCGTTTTGTCTGGACGAATCGTGTTATACCGAGTCTGCTGAGTTGTCCTTGGCTTCTCTAAGCGAGTTCAGTCGTGCTCTGGAGAAAGTAGGGTTGGAGGTGACTGAGCTGCTTTGTAGGTCAGTCGGCTTTGAAAGTCCTCTAGGGAAGGGTGACCCGAGTCCGACCCGGGTTTGTTCGATGATGTGGGTGGCGGAAGGTTTATCGGGCAAGAGTAAGACGCCGGTGGCGGGTCGGTTTTACCCGTATGTGGTAGGATTGCAGTATCAAATCAGGGGTGGCCAGAAGTATTCTTTGCTGGCAGATTCCGGTTGGGTCTCGGTGGTGCCACTGGTGGAATCGGTCTTGGTCACTATTGGTGATATTGCTCAA GTATGGAGCAATGGGGAGTTGAAGAAAGTGAGAGGAAGGCCAGTGGCAGGTTTGGGAGAGGGTAACAACAAGTCACGGTGCATATCGATGTCGTTGTTGGTGACTCTTCCTATCGACACTAAAATTTCCCCTGTTCTTCCGGCAGCAGCCATAAGCGGAGGTGATCACAGTCACAAGGATGATGATAATGATGAAGATGGAAATGGAAGAAATGTTGATGAACTGGGAGATCATCAAATCAATGATAGCAGTATAGTCAGTACTGGTGAAAATAGAGAAACTGAAGGAAGGTTGTTAAAGTCCTTTTGTTTGGAAGACTATGCTTGGAGAGTGTATCATGAACGTCTGCATTTCAAAGACCCGCTCGATAGGTTTCGCATTaagaattga
- the LOC112183000 gene encoding protein ESKIMO 1, which translates to MQIPRRKTPFSSSPEAFAIMKSRKNNNLPIFVVVFSIFLFGIFMYNEDVKSIAEFPFSSSPKAQELREEQETKQSTPVSKQSDSVSEIPNRVSHSATSRTQLEEIQEIQLENPVSEETEKDEDLDKKIEVNEEDDMEEIELPPEDCDLFNGDWVFDPVTHPLYKEDECEFLTAQVTCMRNGRKDSLYQHWRWQPRDCNLPKFNARLLLEKLRNKRLMFVGDSLNRNQWESMICFAQSVIPPGRKTLVKNGSLSVFRIEDYNATVEFYWAPFLVESNSDDPLMHSIQNRIIMPKSIKKHGKNWIGVDYLIFNTYIWWMNTFNMKVLRGSFDQGATEYDEIDRPLAYRKVVTTWAKWVDKNIDPNRTTVFFTSMSPLHIKSLDWDNPDGIKCAKETTPILNRTTPLEVGTDRRLFVISSDIVKAMKVPVYFLNITTLSEFRKDAHTSVHTIRQGKMLTPEQQADPENYADCIHWCLPGLPDTWNEFLYTRIISRS; encoded by the exons atGCAGATACCTCGCAGAAAAACACCCTTCTCTTCTTCACCTGAAGCTTTCGCAATTATGAAGAGCCGCAAGAACAATAATCTACCAATCTTCGTCGTCGTCTTCTCGATTTTTCTGTTTGGGATTTTCATGTACAATGAGGACGTCAAATCCATCGCCGAATTCCCATTCTCTTCGAGCCCAAAAGCGCAAGAACTCCGAGAAGAGCAAGAAACGAAACAGAGCACCCCTGTTTCGAAACAGAGCGACTCTGTTTCCGAAATCCCGAACAGGGTTTCTCACAGCGCCACTTCAAGAACCCAATTGGAGGAAATTCAGGAAATCCAGTTGGAGAATCCGGTTTCTGAAGAGACCGAGAAAGATGAAGACCTGGACAAGAAGATTGAGGtgaatgaagaagatgatatgGAAGAGATTGAATTGCCTCCTGAAGATTGTGACTTGTTTAATGGGGACTGGGTTTTCGATCCTGTGACTCATCCTTTGTATAAAGAAGACGAATGTGAGTTCTTGACGGCCCAAGTGACTTGTATGAGGAATGGAAGAAAGGACTCTCTGTATCAACATTGGAGATGGCAGCCCAGAGATTGTAATCTTCCAAA GTTCAATGCAAGATTGTTGCTAGAGAAACTAAGAAACAAGAGGCTCATGTTTGTGGGGGATTCATTGAATAGAAACCAGTGGGAATCAATGATATGTTTTGCGCAGTCTGTAATTCCTCCTGGGAGAAAGACCTTGGTGAAGAATGGATCCCTCTCTGTTTTCAGAATTGAG GATTATAATGCTACGGTGGAGTTCTACTGGGCACCATTTCTGGTGGAGTCAAATTCAGATGATCCATTGATGCACAGCATACAAAACCGTATAATCATGCCCAAATCGATTAAGAAGCATGGTAAAAATTGGATAGGTGTGGACTACCTCATTTTCAACACATACATATGGTGGATGAACACTTTCAACATGAAAGTTCT ACGAGGATCGTTCGATCAAGGAGCAACGGAGTACGATGAGATCGACCGGCCGTTGGCTTACCGGAAAGTTGTGACAACATGGGCGAAATGGGTGGACAAAAATATTGACCCCAATCGTACCACTGTCTTCTTCACCAGCATGTCTCCTCTCCATATCAA GAGCTTGGATTGGGACAACCCAGATGGCATAAAATGTGCCAAAGAGACCACTCCAATCCTGAACAGAACGACACCGTTGGAAGTGGGCACAGACAGAAGGCTCTTTGTGATTTCAAGCGACATAGTGAAAGCAATGAAAGTGCCTGTTTACTTTCTCAACATTACTACTCTATCAGAGTTTCGTAAAGATGCACATACCTCGGTCCATACCATCAGGCAAGGCAAGATGTTGACGCCGGAGCAGCAAGCTGACCCGGAGAATTACGCCGATTGCATCCACTGGTGCCTCCCCGGGCTGCCGGACACATGGAACGAGTTTCTTTACACGCGTATCATCTCGCGGTCTTGA
- the LOC112182998 gene encoding 1-aminocyclopropane-1-carboxylate oxidase isoform X2, protein MHGGATSAPPPTPSTQQSDKPMSTSAAADALSSMLHRLPPTLSLPTRRAQPATCPPVPVVSLSQARSNPSLFSSKLGFFQLTDHSIPPQLADSAESEALSLFDLSREKKEACFPRNWPVGFEEGDEVDDDDVDGLGESFCLDESCYTESAELSLASLSEFSRALEKVGLEVTELLCRSVGFESPLGKGDPSPTRVCSMMWVAEGLSGKSKTPVAGRFYPYVVGLQYQIRGGQKYSLLADSGWVSVVPLVESVLVTIGDIAQVWSNGELKKVRGRPVAGLGEGNNKSRCISMSLLVTLPIDTKISPVLPAAAISGGDHSHKDDDNDEDGNGRNVDELGDHQINDSSIVSTGENRETEGRLLKSFCLEDYAWRVYHERLHFKDPLDRWS, encoded by the exons ATGCACGGCGGCGCTACGTCAGCTCCGCCACCGACGCCATCGACCCAGCAGTCGGACAAACCCATGTCCACGTCAGCCGCGGCTGACGCCCTCTCGAGCATGCTCCACCGTCTTCCACCCACTCTCTCCCTCCCCACTCGCCGCGCACAGCCAGCCACGTGTCCTCCGGTTCCGGTGGTGTCTTTGTCCCAAGCTCGATCCAACCCTAGTCTCTTCTCCTCGAAACTCGGGTTCTTCCAGCTCACCGACCACTCCATCCCTCCCCAACTCGCTGACTCGGCCGAGTCGGAAGCGCTGTCGCTCTTTGACCTATCCAGGGAGAAGAAAGAAGCGTGTTTTCCGAGGAACTGGCCTGTTGGGTTTGAGGAAGGAGATGAAGTTGACGATGATGACGTGGACGGACTCGGCGAGTCGTTTTGTCTGGACGAATCGTGTTATACCGAGTCTGCTGAGTTGTCCTTGGCTTCTCTAAGCGAGTTCAGTCGTGCTCTGGAGAAAGTAGGGTTGGAGGTGACTGAGCTGCTTTGTAGGTCAGTCGGCTTTGAAAGTCCTCTAGGGAAGGGTGACCCGAGTCCGACCCGGGTTTGTTCGATGATGTGGGTGGCGGAAGGTTTATCGGGCAAGAGTAAGACGCCGGTGGCGGGTCGGTTTTACCCGTATGTGGTAGGATTGCAGTATCAAATCAGGGGTGGCCAGAAGTATTCTTTGCTGGCAGATTCCGGTTGGGTCTCGGTGGTGCCACTGGTGGAATCGGTCTTGGTCACTATTGGTGATATTGCTCAA GTATGGAGCAATGGGGAGTTGAAGAAAGTGAGAGGAAGGCCAGTGGCAGGTTTGGGAGAGGGTAACAACAAGTCACGGTGCATATCGATGTCGTTGTTGGTGACTCTTCCTATCGACACTAAAATTTCCCCTGTTCTTCCGGCAGCAGCCATAAGCGGAGGTGATCACAGTCACAAGGATGATGATAATGATGAAGATGGAAATGGAAGAAATGTTGATGAACTGGGAGATCATCAAATCAATGATAGCAGTATAGTCAGTACTGGTGAAAATAGAGAAACTGAAGGAAGGTTGTTAAAGTCCTTTTGTTTGGAAGACTATGCTTGGAGAGTGTATCATGAACGTCTGCATTTCAAAGACCCGCTCGATAG GTGGAGCTAG